AGGTCGTTTTGTGTACGACAAACCCACCCCCGAGAACACCATTTTCCTGTTCATTGACCATCAGGTGGGCCTGGTGTCTGGCATCCGCGATTTCACCTCACTGGCGGAGTACAGGAACAACGTGGTGGGGCTTGCAAAGATCGCCAAAGCCCTGAACATTCCGGTGCTCCTCACCAGCAGCAACGCCCAGTGGCAAAACGGCGACACCCTGCCAGAACTCCGCCAGATCTTTCCGAACGAGACGATCTACCGCCGCACGGGCATCATCAATGCCTATGAGGACCCCACCTTCAGAAAAGCCCTGCAGGACATGGTGCAGAAAACCGGACGCAGGCACATCGTGATTTCCGGGGTGACATTGGGAACCTGCGTGTCTTTCCCGACCCTTTCCATGCTGCAAGACGGTTACCGGGTGTATCCGGTGGTGGACGCCTCGGGCGCCTGGAGCCGTTATGAAGCGGAAGTGGCCATGCAGC
This DNA window, taken from Deinococcus cellulosilyticus NBRC 106333 = KACC 11606, encodes the following:
- a CDS encoding isochorismatase family protein; protein product: MKNLKVLSLSFLLTVPAALAQTAPGNPEVISPVQDGVLLPETGAQAAREAGRFVYDKPTPENTIFLFIDHQVGLVSGIRDFTSLAEYRNNVVGLAKIAKALNIPVLLTSSNAQWQNGDTLPELRQIFPNETIYRRTGIINAYEDPTFRKALQDMVQKTGRRHIVISGVTLGTCVSFPTLSMLQDGYRVYPVVDASGAWSRYEAEVAMQRMTRAGAELHSVFALGAELQADWKKPSATAMLAPFRENLPEYGLVLDNFWNNYGQKVVPDPFKP